Proteins co-encoded in one Flavivirga eckloniae genomic window:
- a CDS encoding RsmD family RNA methyltransferase — MRIISGLYKSRKIVAPKNLPVRPTTDMAKESLFNIINNLFYFDEISVLDLFAGTGNISYEFASRGSLNITCVDQDYGCIKFINQTAEAFDMPISTIKSDVFKFLERSNLQTNIIFADPPYSFTEEQFSKIPELVFQNNLLLKNGVLIIEHSKHTNLSNLKHYSYSKSYGGCVFSFFEIA, encoded by the coding sequence ATGCGTATTATTTCAGGTCTTTATAAAAGTAGAAAAATTGTTGCTCCTAAAAACTTACCTGTGAGACCAACAACCGATATGGCCAAGGAATCGCTGTTCAATATTATAAATAATCTATTTTATTTCGACGAAATTTCTGTTTTGGATTTGTTTGCCGGTACTGGCAATATAAGTTACGAATTCGCATCAAGAGGCTCTTTAAATATCACCTGTGTAGATCAGGATTATGGCTGCATTAAGTTTATAAACCAAACTGCTGAGGCTTTCGACATGCCTATTAGTACTATTAAAAGTGATGTTTTTAAATTTTTAGAGAGGTCTAATTTACAAACCAACATCATATTTGCAGATCCTCCATATAGCTTTACAGAAGAACAATTTTCTAAAATTCCAGAATTGGTTTTTCAAAACAATTTGTTATTAAAAAATGGTGTTCTCATCATAGAGCATTCCAAGCATACAAACCTATCCAACTTAAAGCATTATAGCTACTCAAAAAGCTATGGTGGTTGTGTGTTTAGCTTTTTTGAAATAGCATAG
- a CDS encoding DUF3822 family protein, with translation MAQPNKNINILTNTELSIQISLSGLSFCILQKDTNTISFLKSFDFDKKLNPLEILDYLKNTFNTETALQKSFANICVIHDNELSTLVPKPLFEEDCIADYLKFNSKILKSDFIAHDDIVLNDSVNVYVPYININNFIYEKYGAFTFKHLSTILIEEILNIEKNSHTPKVYLNVSKNNFEIIITEKGKLLLYNTFEYNTKEDFIYYLLFTVEQLKLNPETLNLIFIGDTHKDDDLYKIAYKYIRNISFGTRNDNYKYEVNPKYNHSDFTIIKSF, from the coding sequence ATGGCTCAGCCGAATAAAAATATTAATATACTTACCAATACAGAACTGTCCATTCAAATAAGTTTGAGTGGACTTTCTTTTTGTATATTACAAAAAGATACCAACACGATCTCGTTTTTAAAAAGTTTCGATTTTGATAAGAAGCTAAATCCTTTAGAGATATTAGATTACTTAAAAAATACTTTTAATACCGAAACTGCTCTACAAAAATCATTCGCTAATATTTGTGTAATTCACGATAACGAGCTCTCTACTCTAGTACCAAAACCACTATTTGAAGAAGATTGTATTGCAGACTATTTAAAATTTAATTCTAAGATTCTTAAATCGGATTTTATAGCCCATGATGATATTGTGCTAAACGACAGCGTAAATGTATATGTACCTTATATTAATATCAATAATTTTATATACGAAAAATACGGGGCATTTACTTTTAAACACCTTTCAACTATTCTAATTGAAGAAATTTTGAATATTGAAAAAAACTCACACACCCCTAAGGTGTACTTAAACGTGAGTAAAAATAATTTTGAAATCATCATTACAGAAAAGGGCAAACTTTTGCTTTATAACACATTCGAATACAATACCAAAGAGGATTTTATATACTATCTACTATTTACCGTAGAACAATTAAAACTAAATCCCGAAACGTTGAATCTTATTTTTATTGGTGATACACATAAAGATGATGATTTATATAAAATAGCTTATAAGTATATTAGAAACATAAGCTTTGGTACCAGAAACGACAATTACAAATACGAAGTAAATCCAAAATATAATCATTCAGATTTTACCATAATAAAAAGTTTTTAA
- a CDS encoding nuclear transport factor 2 family protein yields the protein MKKLLLLQLIALLFIACGKQPQQRYFAESAEIETLKSGIKAYETGDWDKWKSHFADTAKIFVNSTKPLTPEKRLEGLKAMTSAMSKYGFNHEKEYIEMVLDKEDETWVYYWATHKGTFASNNKELTIPVHLAVQFVNGKIAEEHIYFDGTEMNAEFAAIVAEKAKAEDTTEVSED from the coding sequence ATGAAAAAACTCCTTTTATTACAGTTAATAGCCCTTCTCTTTATTGCCTGCGGAAAACAACCCCAACAACGCTATTTTGCAGAATCTGCAGAAATTGAAACATTAAAATCTGGTATTAAAGCCTACGAAACGGGTGACTGGGACAAATGGAAAAGTCATTTTGCAGACACAGCAAAAATCTTTGTTAATTCCACTAAACCTTTAACTCCAGAAAAGCGATTAGAAGGGTTAAAGGCTATGACCAGTGCCATGTCTAAATATGGCTTTAACCATGAAAAAGAATACATTGAAATGGTTCTGGACAAAGAAGATGAAACCTGGGTATATTATTGGGCTACACACAAAGGCACTTTTGCTTCTAACAATAAAGAGTTAACCATACCTGTGCATCTGGCTGTGCAATTTGTAAATGGAAAAATTGCAGAAGAACATATTTATTTTGATGGCACAGAAATGAATGCAGAATTTGCGGCGATAGTTGCCGAAAAAGCGAAAGCAGAAGACACAACCGAAGTTTCAGAAGATTAA